A portion of the Actomonas aquatica genome contains these proteins:
- a CDS encoding diacylglycerol/lipid kinase family protein encodes MSSRYDIRSARTCFIFNPHSGHNRRDPYLLDRTRAFITEHKLPAEVRLTERPRHATDLARAAIAEGCELVVAIGGDGTLNEVAAALVDSPAALGLIPCGSGNGLGRHLGIPDPGRGAYRTLLDGRIRAIDTGVANGHPFFNAMGIGFDAEISSRFNHLTRRGLSAYVRTGLSAWFGYQPQTYAIANGTSELETRAFIVAVANSDQYGNDCFIAPGASVDDGQLNLTVLKHVSVLNAAPLAWRLFRGRLDGSPQAVRLTGAHFTLQRAHAGPIHTDGEVHETGTTIDIAVKPRSLRVLVPSER; translated from the coding sequence ATGAGCTCACGCTACGACATTCGGTCCGCCCGGACCTGCTTCATCTTCAATCCCCACTCCGGCCACAACCGCCGCGATCCCTACCTGCTGGACCGCACCCGGGCCTTCATCACCGAGCACAAACTGCCCGCCGAGGTCCGGCTCACCGAACGTCCCCGCCACGCCACCGACCTCGCCCGCGCCGCCATCGCGGAGGGCTGCGAACTCGTCGTCGCGATTGGCGGCGACGGCACCCTCAACGAAGTTGCCGCCGCCCTCGTCGACTCTCCGGCCGCGCTCGGTCTCATCCCCTGCGGTTCCGGCAATGGACTCGGCCGCCACCTCGGCATCCCCGACCCCGGTCGCGGTGCTTACCGCACCCTGCTCGACGGTCGTATCCGAGCCATCGATACGGGCGTCGCCAACGGCCACCCCTTTTTCAACGCCATGGGCATCGGCTTCGACGCCGAGATCAGTTCCCGCTTCAACCATCTCACTCGCCGCGGTCTCTCCGCCTATGTGCGCACCGGGCTGAGCGCATGGTTTGGTTACCAGCCCCAGACCTACGCCATCGCCAATGGCACCAGCGAACTGGAAACCCGCGCCTTCATCGTCGCGGTGGCCAACTCCGACCAATACGGCAACGACTGCTTCATCGCGCCGGGCGCCTCGGTCGATGACGGCCAGCTCAACCTCACCGTGCTCAAACACGTCTCGGTCCTCAACGCCGCCCCGCTGGCCTGGCGCTTGTTTCGTGGTCGACTCGACGGCAGCCCCCAGGCCGTGCGCCTCACCGGTGCGCACTTCACCCTGCAGCGCGCCCACGCCGGCCCGATCCATACCGACGGCGAGGTGCACGAAACCGGCACCACGATCGACATCGCGGTCAAGCCGCGCAGCCTCCGCGTTTTGGTTCCCTCCGAGAGGTAA
- a CDS encoding TolC family protein, with protein sequence MSRTLRTVCLAALTLSATASAQEPVLTLEEAVARALEKNFAVEIQRYTTETAVAAVEIADANFDPSFFVSATKSVNQQAQPSSTLDGVSQEGPRSENTTIRAGARQRIITGADIELGANLNRRETNSTFSLLNPAYASDFSLTVSQPLLAGFGSEVNRAALKRARLGLERAGLDFESALLDIVRNVETAYYNLAFAREQLAVREFSLAVAQGLLEENQTRLETGVATDLDVLQAQVGVANANRGVLLAQQTVKDREDALKNLITQFELDRPIGDIVLQPVTTPNVSFAESYNLARNNRPDYASAVLAVEQYRIDERTATNGRRPSLNLDAGVGLNSNEGSASDSTSNLWDGEGYSWQLGLSLNVPWGFKEEKARLAQARAVLSREEVRLRQLEQNIMVDVRAAIRSVQTSAESFQISQLATKLSQDQYNLEKARFDAGLSTFRRVQESQEDLDTARVNEIQAAVNLRIALAELSRLEGSSLDRFGITLEAEE encoded by the coding sequence ATGTCTCGAACGCTCCGCACCGTCTGCCTCGCCGCGCTCACCCTTTCTGCCACCGCCTCCGCCCAAGAGCCGGTGCTCACGCTTGAGGAAGCGGTCGCCCGAGCCCTCGAGAAAAACTTCGCGGTCGAAATCCAACGCTACACCACCGAAACCGCGGTGGCCGCCGTCGAAATCGCCGACGCCAACTTCGACCCGTCCTTCTTCGTCAGCGCCACCAAGAGCGTCAATCAACAGGCCCAACCGAGCAGCACGCTCGACGGTGTGAGCCAGGAAGGCCCGCGCAGTGAAAACACCACCATCCGCGCCGGTGCCCGCCAACGCATCATCACTGGTGCCGACATCGAACTCGGCGCCAACCTCAACCGCCGCGAGACCAACTCCACCTTCTCCCTGCTCAACCCGGCCTACGCCAGCGACTTCTCCCTCACCGTAAGCCAGCCGCTGCTCGCCGGCTTCGGCAGCGAGGTCAACCGCGCCGCCCTCAAACGCGCCCGCCTCGGCCTCGAACGCGCCGGTCTCGACTTCGAGTCCGCCCTCCTCGACATCGTGCGCAACGTCGAAACCGCTTACTACAACCTCGCCTTTGCCCGCGAACAGCTCGCCGTGCGCGAGTTCAGCCTCGCCGTTGCCCAAGGCCTGCTCGAGGAAAACCAAACCCGCCTCGAAACCGGCGTCGCTACCGACCTCGACGTGCTTCAGGCGCAAGTCGGTGTGGCCAACGCCAACCGCGGCGTCCTCCTCGCGCAGCAGACCGTCAAAGACCGCGAGGACGCGCTGAAGAACCTCATCACCCAGTTTGAACTCGATCGTCCGATCGGCGACATCGTGCTCCAGCCCGTCACCACGCCGAACGTTTCCTTTGCCGAGTCCTACAACCTCGCCCGCAACAACCGCCCCGACTACGCCTCCGCCGTGCTGGCCGTCGAACAGTATCGCATCGACGAACGCACCGCCACCAACGGCCGTCGTCCTTCGCTCAACCTCGATGCCGGCGTTGGCCTCAACAGCAACGAAGGTTCCGCCTCCGACTCGACCAGCAACCTGTGGGACGGTGAAGGTTACTCCTGGCAGCTCGGTCTCTCCCTCAACGTGCCGTGGGGCTTCAAGGAAGAGAAAGCCCGCCTCGCCCAGGCCCGCGCCGTGCTCAGCCGCGAAGAGGTCCGCCTGCGCCAGCTGGAGCAAAACATCATGGTCGATGTGCGCGCCGCCATCCGCTCCGTCCAAACCAGCGCCGAGAGTTTCCAGATCAGCCAGCTCGCCACCAAGCTGAGCCAGGATCAATACAACCTCGAAAAGGCCCGCTTCGACGCCGGCCTCTCCACCTTCCGCCGCGTGCAGGAATCGCAGGAAGACCTCGACACCGCTCGCGTCAACGAGATCCAAGCCGCCGTCAACCTGCGCATCGCCTTGGCCGAACTCTCCCGCCTCGAAGGCAGCTCCCTCGACCGTTTCGGCATCACGCTCGAAGCCGAAGAATAA
- a CDS encoding UDP-2,3-diacylglucosamine diphosphatase, whose product MIISDVHLGTYDCKVREVNHFLKHTRCDKLILNGDIIDGWRLKKTGHWPKSHTRFIRLVLKKMEKKDTEVIYLRGNHDDVLAKFLPIAFENLQIVEDYVHETPRGNYFVLHGDVFDTVTKNFVFLAYLGDWGYRLLMRINRLYNHWRAWRGKDYYSLSKAVKARVKQAVNHVSNFEEHIVELARSRDCIGVMCGHIHTAADKVYDGVHYLNSGDWVESLTAIVEHEDGRFEIIDFAEFVKTYPMPADEENERVDASDLNEVIAPAPATAPITPNVA is encoded by the coding sequence GTGATAATCTCCGATGTGCACTTGGGCACCTACGACTGCAAAGTCCGTGAGGTGAACCACTTCCTCAAGCACACCCGCTGCGACAAGCTCATACTCAACGGCGATATCATCGATGGCTGGAGGCTGAAAAAGACCGGGCATTGGCCCAAGTCCCACACCCGTTTCATTCGGCTCGTGCTGAAGAAAATGGAAAAGAAGGACACCGAGGTGATCTACCTGCGGGGCAATCACGACGACGTGTTGGCCAAGTTTCTGCCCATCGCGTTCGAGAACCTGCAGATCGTCGAAGACTACGTGCACGAGACGCCGCGGGGGAATTACTTCGTGTTGCACGGCGACGTCTTCGACACCGTCACAAAGAACTTCGTCTTCCTCGCCTACCTCGGTGACTGGGGCTACCGGCTCCTCATGCGCATCAACCGCCTCTACAACCATTGGCGGGCCTGGCGCGGCAAGGACTACTACTCCCTTTCCAAAGCCGTGAAGGCGCGCGTGAAGCAGGCCGTGAATCACGTGTCCAACTTCGAAGAGCACATCGTCGAACTCGCGCGCAGCCGCGACTGCATCGGCGTCATGTGCGGCCACATCCACACCGCGGCCGACAAGGTCTACGACGGCGTCCACTACCTCAACAGCGGCGACTGGGTCGAGTCCCTCACCGCCATCGTTGAACACGAGGACGGTCGCTTTGAGATCATCGACTTCGCCGAGTTCGTGAAGACCTACCCGATGCCGGCCGACGAAGAAAACGAGCGCGTCGACGCCTCCGATCTCAACGAGGTCATCGCTCCCGCCCCGGCAACGGCGCCCATCACGCCCAACGTCGCCTGA
- the miaA gene encoding tRNA (adenosine(37)-N6)-dimethylallyltransferase MiaA: MSTALSVLHVLTGPTAVGKTELALRWAEANDAEIISCDSLLFYRGMNIGTAKPTAAELARVPHHLVDIRDVTEPMDIGRFVELAQAAVADITARGRQVLITGGSGFYLKAFFAPVADNVTVPAELRAEIGARYEREGLAPLVAELRALNPAGLGNLDTANPRRVTRALERCRASGRGLLTLQAEFAALPGPFAAHEVRCTRLERDPEELNRRIDERIQIMLADGLVEEVAALRSAGLEQNPSAARSIGYRETLAMLRGELAARDLAVEIGRNTRGLVKKQRTWFRSQIPPHRELDATTATVAALFER; the protein is encoded by the coding sequence ATGTCGACAGCGTTATCGGTTCTGCACGTGCTCACGGGTCCCACTGCGGTGGGGAAGACCGAGTTGGCGCTGCGCTGGGCGGAGGCCAACGACGCCGAGATCATTTCCTGCGACTCCTTGTTGTTCTATCGCGGGATGAACATCGGCACGGCCAAGCCGACCGCGGCCGAGCTCGCGCGCGTGCCGCATCATCTGGTCGACATCCGTGACGTGACCGAGCCGATGGACATCGGGCGTTTTGTGGAGCTGGCGCAGGCAGCGGTCGCGGACATTACGGCGCGCGGTCGTCAGGTTCTGATCACCGGCGGCAGCGGTTTTTACCTGAAGGCGTTTTTTGCGCCGGTGGCCGACAACGTGACCGTGCCGGCGGAGCTGCGCGCGGAGATCGGGGCCCGTTACGAACGGGAAGGGCTGGCGCCGCTGGTGGCGGAGTTGCGGGCGCTGAATCCCGCTGGTCTCGGAAATTTGGATACGGCCAACCCACGACGGGTGACGCGGGCGCTCGAGCGTTGTCGGGCCAGCGGGCGCGGTCTGTTGACCCTGCAGGCGGAGTTCGCGGCGTTGCCCGGTCCGTTTGCAGCGCATGAGGTGCGTTGCACGCGGCTGGAACGGGATCCGGAGGAGCTCAACCGGCGCATTGATGAGCGGATTCAGATCATGCTGGCCGATGGTCTGGTCGAGGAAGTCGCGGCGTTGCGGAGCGCCGGGCTGGAGCAGAATCCCAGCGCGGCGCGTTCGATCGGCTATCGGGAAACCTTGGCGATGTTGCGGGGAGAGCTGGCGGCGCGCGACCTGGCGGTGGAAATCGGCCGCAATACGCGCGGGCTGGTGAAGAAGCAGCGCACCTGGTTCCGTTCGCAGATTCCGCCGCACCGCGAGTTGGACGCGACGACCGCAACGGTCGCCGCGCTGTTTGAGCGGTGA
- a CDS encoding peptidylprolyl isomerase: MISWIQITFQRHFRIVFLVLLAVLIVAFVFTIGAAPGIGQADRSAQARTFFDLNLSSPEGQATLYQDASLSIMLQAGTMQVPQAQMQEFALQRYASLYLAKQLNLPGPTDAELEEFIQGVRTFSGPDGNFDPEAYATFRENLKEGGRFTEADIVRVLKGDFLARRVNNLLSGPGYVDESEVAFQLKQTDTVWTVNVARVDYASFAPTIEPSDEDLRTYFDNNGFRYETPAMVRVNYVEFPATRYLTQVQLTDDEVRAFYESNPARFPAPTTEEGETPTIGADLDADFLAVRDQVSAALRYERARSLAQHDAADLTVAIFDAKVSGDALGEFVATQGRTLRAGQPFPRNAPPAFLGGSGQAAAAAFQLDESRALSDALPTAAGAVVLVFQERIEPAPSAFEAVADRVRADYLENQKRERFVALGRQLRSSLESKLAAGTAFADAVADLDAKGATIKTESFADFTLMSRPQDFPFSILSSLQNLDAGDVSQMVITGQEGLITHAAAKVAPVLDESNPRYAEVKAQVASVNSSTTASAALRALIAEELGLDGEDHAGHDH; the protein is encoded by the coding sequence ATGATTTCCTGGATCCAGATCACCTTCCAAAGGCACTTCCGTATCGTCTTCCTCGTGCTTTTGGCGGTCCTCATCGTCGCCTTCGTCTTCACGATCGGTGCCGCCCCCGGCATTGGCCAAGCTGACCGCAGCGCCCAAGCCCGCACCTTCTTCGATCTCAACCTGAGTTCGCCGGAAGGTCAGGCCACGCTCTATCAGGACGCCTCCCTCAGCATCATGCTCCAGGCCGGCACCATGCAGGTGCCCCAGGCCCAGATGCAGGAGTTCGCCCTCCAGCGCTACGCCTCCCTCTACCTCGCCAAGCAACTCAACCTGCCGGGCCCGACCGACGCCGAGCTCGAAGAGTTCATCCAAGGCGTGCGCACTTTCAGCGGCCCCGATGGCAACTTCGATCCCGAGGCCTACGCCACCTTCCGCGAGAACCTCAAAGAAGGCGGTCGCTTCACCGAGGCCGATATCGTGCGCGTCCTCAAGGGCGACTTCCTCGCCCGCCGCGTGAACAACCTCCTCAGCGGTCCCGGTTACGTCGACGAGAGCGAAGTCGCCTTCCAGCTCAAACAAACCGACACCGTCTGGACCGTAAACGTGGCTCGCGTCGACTACGCGTCCTTCGCTCCGACCATCGAGCCCAGCGACGAAGACCTTCGCACCTACTTTGACAACAATGGCTTCCGCTACGAGACGCCCGCCATGGTCCGCGTGAACTACGTCGAGTTTCCGGCCACCCGCTACCTCACCCAGGTGCAGCTCACCGACGACGAAGTGCGCGCCTTCTACGAGTCCAACCCGGCCCGCTTCCCGGCGCCGACGACCGAAGAGGGCGAAACCCCGACCATCGGCGCCGACCTCGATGCCGACTTCCTCGCCGTCCGTGACCAAGTCTCCGCCGCCCTGCGCTACGAGCGCGCCCGCAGCCTCGCCCAGCACGACGCCGCCGACCTGACCGTCGCCATCTTCGATGCCAAGGTCTCCGGCGACGCCCTCGGCGAGTTTGTCGCTACCCAAGGCCGGACCCTCCGCGCCGGTCAGCCCTTCCCACGCAACGCGCCCCCCGCCTTCCTCGGTGGCTCCGGCCAAGCTGCTGCCGCGGCCTTCCAACTCGACGAATCCCGTGCGCTGTCCGATGCCCTGCCCACCGCCGCCGGTGCCGTCGTGCTCGTGTTCCAAGAGCGCATCGAACCTGCCCCCTCCGCGTTTGAGGCCGTGGCCGACCGCGTCCGCGCCGACTACCTCGAGAACCAGAAGCGCGAGCGTTTCGTGGCCCTCGGCCGACAGCTCCGCTCCTCCCTCGAGTCCAAACTCGCCGCTGGCACAGCCTTCGCCGACGCCGTCGCCGATCTCGATGCCAAGGGTGCCACCATCAAAACCGAGAGCTTCGCCGACTTCACCCTCATGAGCCGGCCGCAGGACTTCCCGTTCTCGATCCTCTCGAGCCTGCAGAATCTCGACGCCGGTGACGTTTCCCAAATGGTCATCACGGGCCAGGAAGGTCTCATCACGCACGCCGCCGCCAAGGTCGCCCCGGTGCTCGACGAGAGCAACCCGCGCTACGCCGAGGTGAAGGCGCAGGTCGCTTCCGTCAACAGCTCCACCACCGCCTCCGCCGCCCTCCGCGCTCTGATCGCCGAGGAGCTCGGCCTCGACGGTGAAGACCACGCCGGCCACGACCACTGA
- a CDS encoding DUF4339 domain-containing protein, with the protein MAPQEFYIRNASDTEARGPFNLEQLSSLAENGQVAADTVYYDAAGEKWVRVGSNAELMTALFPEKKKLKVRPKDQVQSLNTSTESVPPIEVTDMLAAAEGRSADTKDKADPREALARAARIGMYACTAILLISGLALLAPSIDTIVAGNYPKLLTQPFAVLGAVDLLLFLLMMLQAVAIYPIIRFRAALGAGFLGLFFYVQGEPQTALYAVLGCVGIYFSTIFTNLFAVILTALIGIGGMGAFAWTVLNT; encoded by the coding sequence CGCGGTCCCTTCAACCTCGAGCAACTCTCGTCGCTCGCTGAGAACGGCCAGGTGGCCGCCGACACCGTTTATTACGATGCCGCCGGCGAAAAATGGGTCCGGGTGGGCTCCAACGCCGAACTCATGACGGCGCTCTTCCCCGAGAAGAAGAAACTCAAAGTGCGCCCCAAGGATCAGGTCCAGTCGCTCAACACGTCGACGGAGAGTGTGCCGCCGATCGAGGTGACCGACATGCTCGCCGCCGCCGAAGGTCGCTCGGCCGACACCAAGGATAAAGCCGATCCCCGCGAGGCACTCGCCCGCGCCGCCCGCATCGGCATGTATGCCTGCACCGCGATCCTGCTCATCAGCGGTCTCGCCCTGCTCGCGCCCTCGATCGACACCATCGTCGCCGGTAACTACCCGAAGCTGCTCACCCAGCCCTTCGCCGTGCTCGGTGCCGTCGACCTGTTGCTCTTCCTCCTCATGATGCTGCAGGCGGTCGCCATCTACCCGATCATCCGCTTCCGTGCTGCGCTCGGCGCCGGTTTCCTCGGCCTCTTTTTCTACGTTCAAGGTGAACCCCAGACTGCTCTCTACGCCGTGCTCGGCTGCGTCGGCATCTACTTCTCCACCATCTTCACCAACCTCTTCGCGGTCATCCTCACCGCCTTGATAGGCATCGGCGGTATGGGCGCCTTTGCCTGGACGGTGCTCAACACTTGA
- a CDS encoding YihY/virulence factor BrkB family protein: protein MDWLKRQFAALVQLFQVDIWSAESLRENNPRGRLHAFLRVLSITFSGLGENRAVSRAAALSFSSLIGLGPLVALTMMIAGFMLNDEDPDLAVDYLNRLIRFVAPQIDQYELAAAAEAVEIQQETGGTIVVPAPTNDDGASSDDADAPQAIEVRPELVEFINGFVSSSRNGAVGAVGALTLILIVLQLFTSIETAFNDIWGVRRGRAWIMRIAFYWMVISLGAVLFFAALTGLAGGAFTNAFAAKLPYGSQLVAMMQFFLPLISFITLVVVLTIFYRAIPNTHVNWFAALVGAFIVGVLLIANNYLAFLYISRVLLSRALYGSLAIPIVLMFGLYVFWFFVLLGGQVSYAVQNARFRNSLAAWNTLAESTRERLSLMVLLTVCRRFHNCQEPPTAPELGESMGVPDQLLNECLNRLVRTELLTPIPSPDGQATVDDRYMPARPLGRTTLAHFKRRDDDHGDDPAGPDLAHHEPLLACYHQATTELTQTELFQTPLDQLFEQHPLPPTSTESARALR, encoded by the coding sequence ATGGACTGGTTGAAGCGTCAGTTCGCCGCTCTCGTCCAACTCTTCCAAGTCGACATCTGGTCGGCCGAGTCGCTGCGCGAGAACAACCCGCGCGGCCGTCTGCACGCCTTCCTGCGGGTGCTCTCCATCACCTTCAGCGGCCTCGGCGAAAACCGCGCCGTCAGCCGCGCCGCCGCGCTCAGTTTCAGTTCGCTCATCGGACTCGGGCCCCTCGTCGCTCTCACCATGATGATCGCGGGCTTCATGCTGAACGATGAAGACCCCGATCTCGCCGTCGATTACCTCAATCGCCTCATCCGCTTCGTCGCTCCCCAAATCGACCAATACGAACTCGCCGCCGCCGCCGAAGCCGTGGAAATCCAGCAGGAGACCGGCGGCACGATCGTCGTGCCGGCTCCCACCAACGACGACGGTGCCAGCTCCGACGACGCCGACGCGCCGCAGGCGATCGAAGTGCGCCCGGAGTTGGTGGAGTTCATCAACGGCTTCGTCTCCAGCTCGCGCAACGGGGCCGTCGGCGCCGTCGGCGCCCTCACGCTCATCCTGATCGTGCTGCAGCTGTTCACCTCGATTGAAACCGCCTTCAACGACATCTGGGGCGTGCGCCGGGGCCGCGCCTGGATCATGCGCATCGCCTTCTATTGGATGGTGATCTCCCTCGGCGCCGTGCTGTTTTTTGCCGCCCTGACCGGGCTCGCCGGCGGTGCCTTCACCAACGCTTTTGCCGCCAAACTGCCCTACGGCTCACAGCTGGTCGCGATGATGCAGTTCTTCCTGCCTCTCATCTCCTTCATCACCCTCGTGGTGGTGCTCACCATCTTCTACCGCGCCATCCCCAACACCCACGTCAACTGGTTCGCCGCGCTCGTCGGCGCCTTCATCGTGGGCGTGTTGCTCATCGCCAACAACTACCTGGCCTTCCTCTACATCAGCCGCGTGCTGCTCTCGCGCGCCCTCTACGGGTCGCTGGCCATTCCGATCGTGCTGATGTTCGGCCTCTACGTGTTCTGGTTCTTCGTTCTCCTCGGCGGCCAGGTGAGCTACGCCGTCCAAAACGCCCGCTTCCGCAACTCCCTCGCGGCCTGGAACACCCTCGCCGAATCCACCCGCGAACGCCTCTCCCTCATGGTGCTGCTCACGGTCTGCCGCCGCTTCCACAACTGCCAGGAGCCGCCCACCGCGCCCGAACTCGGCGAGTCCATGGGGGTGCCGGATCAACTGCTCAACGAGTGCCTCAACCGACTCGTGCGCACCGAGCTGCTCACCCCCATCCCCTCGCCTGACGGCCAGGCGACCGTCGACGACCGCTACATGCCTGCCCGCCCGCTTGGCCGCACCACGCTCGCGCATTTCAAACGCCGTGATGACGACCACGGCGACGATCCCGCCGGCCCCGACCTCGCCCACCACGAGCCGCTCCTCGCCTGTTACCATCAGGCCACCACCGAGCTCACCCAGACTGAACTTTTCCAAACCCCACTCGATCAGCTCTTCGAACAACACCCCCTGCCCCCGACCTCAACCGAGTCCGCCCGAGCCCTCCGGTAG
- a CDS encoding GGDEF domain-containing response regulator, whose protein sequence is MDSRKLLLIDDDRLQARIVQQQLKAFHGEVYAFEWAATYEEGLQRLLSGEHTACLLDFQLGPRDGLELIREAKEAGCEVPIIFLTAESSSSIDIEAMNAGALDYLVKGEISASMLERSLRYALKLSETLAELKRLATHDALTGLLNRREFNRILAEETERAKRFGRDFSLVLLDLDHFKSVNDTHGHPAGDAVLRETARRLGGLMRKVDRLARFGGEELAVLLVELDAEAARKLATRIVEVVHGTPYPLDEDGKELTVTISAGVAAMPHHATTAKALVQAADKALYAAKSNGRDRVEVAE, encoded by the coding sequence ATGGACTCACGTAAGCTTCTCCTCATCGACGACGACCGCCTGCAGGCGCGGATTGTGCAGCAGCAGCTAAAAGCCTTTCACGGTGAGGTTTACGCTTTCGAATGGGCGGCCACTTATGAGGAGGGCCTACAACGGCTGCTCAGCGGCGAACACACCGCCTGTTTATTGGATTTTCAGCTTGGTCCCCGGGACGGCTTGGAGCTCATTCGGGAGGCCAAGGAGGCGGGCTGTGAGGTGCCGATCATTTTCCTGACGGCCGAATCTTCCTCGAGCATCGACATCGAAGCGATGAACGCCGGCGCGCTCGATTATTTGGTCAAGGGCGAGATCTCGGCTTCGATGCTCGAGCGCTCGTTGCGATACGCGCTGAAGCTGAGCGAAACCCTGGCGGAGCTCAAACGCCTCGCCACGCACGATGCGCTCACCGGCTTGCTCAATCGGCGGGAGTTCAACCGCATCCTCGCCGAAGAAACGGAACGCGCGAAGCGTTTTGGCCGCGACTTCTCCCTGGTGCTGCTCGATCTCGATCACTTCAAATCGGTCAACGACACCCACGGTCATCCGGCGGGCGACGCGGTGCTGCGCGAGACCGCCCGACGGCTCGGCGGACTGATGCGCAAGGTTGATCGTCTGGCGCGATTTGGCGGCGAGGAATTGGCCGTGCTGTTGGTCGAGCTGGATGCCGAGGCCGCGCGCAAGCTGGCGACTCGCATCGTCGAGGTCGTTCACGGGACGCCGTATCCACTGGATGAGGACGGCAAGGAACTCACGGTGACGATCAGCGCGGGCGTCGCTGCCATGCCGCACCACGCCACCACGGCCAAGGCGTTGGTGCAGGCGGCGGACAAGGCGCTTTACGCGGCCAAGTCCAACGGGCGCGACCGCGTCGAAGTGGCGGAATAA
- a CDS encoding glycosyltransferase family 4 protein — protein MHLALVTETFPPEINGVAMTLGHVAEGLTERGHHVVVHRPRQRDEAPEAPNQNIYPEVRHPSLPIPGYPFLRFGLPVRGRLLKAWRTQRPDLVHIATEGPLGYAALLAAHKLRIPVSSSFHTNFHDYSAHYGFAWLERPVLGYLRHFHNRTRITLSPSPDLNAQLTADGFRDVRLLSRGANTRVFNPGHRSNELRASWGAGPEDLVVIHVSRLAAEKNYALLFRCYDAILRHDPSARFVIVSDGPERAKLERAHPWAHFTGFLPRDEMARHYASADLFLYPSLTETFGNVVMEAMASALPVVAFNYAAAARYIQDHVSGRLANFGDTEGFMRMSRSLAVDRSSRSRYGLAARAVAETVPWDAVLDGLDRDLQSVIANAARS, from the coding sequence TTGCACCTCGCACTCGTTACCGAAACCTTTCCGCCGGAGATCAATGGGGTCGCCATGACGCTCGGTCACGTCGCCGAAGGCCTCACCGAACGCGGCCATCACGTGGTGGTTCATCGGCCTCGCCAACGCGACGAAGCCCCCGAGGCTCCCAATCAAAACATCTACCCCGAGGTTCGTCATCCGAGCCTGCCCATTCCCGGCTACCCCTTCCTGCGCTTTGGCCTGCCGGTGCGCGGTCGCCTGCTCAAGGCCTGGCGCACGCAGCGGCCCGACCTCGTCCACATCGCCACCGAGGGTCCGCTCGGTTACGCCGCGTTGCTCGCCGCTCACAAGCTGCGCATCCCGGTGAGTTCCAGCTTTCACACCAACTTCCACGACTACAGCGCGCACTACGGTTTCGCCTGGTTGGAACGACCGGTCCTCGGTTACCTGCGCCACTTCCATAACCGCACCCGCATCACCCTGTCGCCGTCGCCCGATCTCAACGCGCAACTCACGGCCGATGGATTCCGCGACGTCCGCCTGCTCTCGCGCGGCGCCAACACCCGCGTCTTCAACCCCGGGCATCGCTCCAACGAACTGCGCGCCAGCTGGGGGGCCGGGCCGGAGGATTTGGTCGTGATTCACGTCAGCCGTCTCGCCGCCGAGAAAAACTACGCGCTGCTCTTCCGTTGCTACGACGCCATCCTGCGCCACGACCCCAGCGCCCGTTTTGTGATCGTGAGCGACGGACCGGAACGCGCCAAACTCGAGCGCGCGCACCCGTGGGCGCACTTCACCGGCTTCCTGCCGCGCGACGAGATGGCCCGCCACTACGCCTCGGCCGACCTGTTCCTCTACCCCAGCCTCACCGAAACTTTCGGCAACGTGGTCATGGAAGCCATGGCTTCCGCCCTGCCCGTCGTCGCCTTCAACTACGCCGCCGCCGCCCGTTACATTCAGGATCATGTGAGCGGTCGCCTCGCCAACTTCGGCGACACCGAAGGTTTTATGCGCATGTCCCGCTCGCTCGCCGTCGATCGCAGCAGCCGCAGCCGCTACGGCCTCGCCGCCCGTGCCGTCGCCGAAACCGTGCCATGGGATGCCGTGCTGGACGGCCTCGACCGGGACCTCCAGAGTGTGATCGCCAACGCCGCGCGTTCATGA